A genome region from Panicum virgatum strain AP13 chromosome 4K, P.virgatum_v5, whole genome shotgun sequence includes the following:
- the LOC120702534 gene encoding probable ribosome-binding factor A, chloroplastic, giving the protein MLPCRPLAPPPPPLPRALTFARLPPSSLRVVRCMAKERRVRMVAKQIQRELADMLTRDPVLQRAVLPEAALGADRYLSSLTTIADVELSNDLQVCKVYVSVFGDERGKKVAIDGLKAKTKYVRSQIGKRMKLRLTPEIRFIEDESMERGSRILAILDKLKEEREQQEGKDGEEDAEGSYISEEEDGDWDADEPDEEDIIYVK; this is encoded by the exons ATGTTGCCGTGCCgcccgctggcgccgccgccgccgccgctgcctcgtgCTCTCACCTTCGCGCGGCTCCCGCCGTCGTCGCTGCGCGTGGTGCGGTGCATGGCGAAGGAGCGGCGGGTGCGGATGGTGGCGAAGCAGATCCAGCGGGAGCTCGCCGACATGCTCACGCGCGACCCCGTCCTGCAGCGCGCGGTCCTCCCcgaggccgcgctcggcgccgaCCGCTACCTCTCCTCCCTCACCACCATCGCCGACGTCGAGCTCTCCAACGACCTCCAG GTGTGCAAGGTGTACGTGTCCGTGTTTGGAGACGAGAGGGGGAAGAAGGTGGCCATTGATGGCCTCAAGGCCAAGACCAAGTATGTCAGGAGCCAGATTGGCAAGCGGATGAAGCTGCGCCTCACGCCAGAGATACGGTTCATCGAGGATGAGTCCATGGAGCGTGGAAGCAGG ATCCTTGCTATACTTGACAAACTGAAGGAGGAAAGGGAGCAACAAGAAGGAAAAGATGGGGAGGAAGATGCAGAAGGTTCATATAtatcagaagaagaagatggtgaCTGGGATGCAGACGAGCCAGATGAGGAGGACATCATTTATGTAAAATAA
- the LOC120702533 gene encoding pentatricopeptide repeat-containing protein At5g50280, chloroplastic-like: protein MALQAQQLPSFSFSFSFTPPTLRTFHPSRPLKYAPSSRCFLHSHSQFHTPRPRRYPVACPPHLFLQGQGNEGDDDGEESVESWGGPASPFRDDTDGEGGDASEDEDELQESDEDEDEKEGGEGLGEWDPPVSPFRTQREETHYQEEEGEDDAEGCQWLDPTSFLPSQEGVSGVCRSTSMATMEAILTFARSPAAAGDSAFTEFLSGYSHEDLSEGACVELMRRMSEEGLALGCVHLFQWLRGKQPVLVSPQVWLAGIVALGRCQMADEVLEIVARLPPAREFREAVVYNAAISAVAYCERYDGAWKIFELMEKNNIQPDHRTSSIMLNIMKNTKASAKDAWEFFQRMNRKGVNWSLDVAAALVNIFCCEGLRKEVLIIQSEMEKRGIASNTSIYNMLMTAFCKSNQIEEAEGLFVEMKEKGLQPTITTYNILMDAYSRRLQPEVVELLLLEMQDLSLIPNAGSYNCLIRAYGRQKKMSEKAEDAFLRMKAHGIKPLSSSYTALLCAYAVNGLHEKAHTMYMDMKSEGLKPTLETYTALIDTLRRAGDTEKLMETWKNMIDEKVGGTRVIFHMILDCLAKHGLYHQARDVIYEFGKIGLKPTVMTYNILMNAYGRGGQHYKLPQLLKEMAALELKPDSITYCTMIYAYARVRDFSRAFYYHKKMVRSGQIPDPRSYRKLLNTLDVKAARKNIKDKSAIQGIIKGKAGLKPRKEKKDEFWKNRRKRSMLNSTYGHQRKRFL from the exons atggcgcTGCAGGCCCAGCAGCtgccctccttctccttctccttctccttcaccCCTCCGACTCTCCGGACCTTCCACCCTAGCCGCCCCCTCAAATATGCGCCGTCCTCCAGATGCTTCCTTCACTCCCACTCCCAATTCCACACCCCGCGGCCGCGAAGGTACCCAGTCGCCTGCCCTCCGCATCTTTTCTTGCAAGGACAGGGAAACGAAGGCGACGACGACGGGGAGGAGTCGGTGGAAAGCTGGGGTGGACCTGCTAGCCCCTTCCGAGATGATACTGATGGGGAGGGCGGCGACGCCTCGGAGGACGAAGACGAGCTTCAAGAATccgacgaggatgaggatgagaaGGAAGGCGGAGAGGGATTGGGCGAGTGGGACCCGCCTGTCAGTCCCTTTCGAACGCAGCGCGAGGAAACGCACTAccaagaagaagagggagaggaCGATGCAGAAGGATGCCAGTGGTTGGACCCGACCTCCTTCTTACCAAGCCAAGAAGGGGTGAGCGGCGTTTGCAGAAGCACCAGCATGGCAACCATGGAAGCAATCCTCACCTTTGCCAGGAGCCCGGCAGCGGCGGGAGACTCAGCATTCACCGAATTCTTGTCCGGTTACAGCCACGAGGACCTCAGCGAGGGGGCCTGCGTGGAATTGATGAGGAGGATGTCTGAAGAGGGGCTGGCATTGGGCTGTGTCCACCTGTTCCAGTGGTTGCGGGGGAAGCAGCCGGTGCTGGTGTCACCACAGGTGTGGCTGGCAGGTATTGTTGCGCTTGGGCGGTGCCAGATGGCTGATGAGGTCTTGGAGATTGTGGCAAGATTGCCTCCTGCGAGGGAGTTCCGCGAGGCAGTTGTTTACAATGCCGCTATATCTGCTGTTGCCTACTGCGAGAG ATATGATGGTGCCTGGAAAATTTTTGAGCTCATGGAAAAGAACAATATCCAACCTGATCACAGGACATCCTCAATCATGCTTAATATTATGAAGAATACTAAGGCATCTGCTAAGGATGCATGGGAGTTTTTCCAACGGATGAACAGAAAAGGAGTTAACTGGAGCTTGGATGTTGCTGCTGCTTTGGTCAATATCTTTTGTTGTGAGGGGCTCAGAAAGGAAGTTTTAATCATCCAGTCAGAAATGGAGAAGAGAGGAATTGCATCAAACACAAGCATATATAACATGTTAATGACGGCATTCTGCAAATCTAACCAAATTGAAGAAGCTGAGGGGCTCTTTGTTGAGATGAAAGAAAAAGGTTTGCAACCAACAATAACAACTTATAATATCCTTATGGATGCTTACAGTAGGAGATTGCAGCCAGAAGTTGTTGAATTGTTACTTCTGGAGATGCAAGATTTGAGTTTAATTCCAAATGCTGGATCATACAATTGTCTCATAAGAGCCTATGGTCGGCAAAAGAAAATGAGTGAAAAGGCTGAAGATGCTTTCTTGAGGATGAAAGCACATGGCATTAAGCCATTATCTTCTTCATACACTGCACTACTTTGTGCATATGCAGTTAATGGACTACATGAAAAAGCTCATACCATGTATATGGATATGAAAAGTGAAGGACTTAAACCTACGTTAGAAACATATACAGCTTTAATTGACACTCTTAGGAGAGCTGGTGACACAGAGAAGCTAATGGAGACATGGAAAAATATGATTGATGAAAAGGTTGGTGGAACAAGAGTCATATTCCACATGATACTTGATTGTTTAGCAAAACATGGGTTATACCATCAGGCAAGGGATGTTATATATGAATTTGGAAAGATTGGTTTAAAGCCTACTGTTATGACATACAACATTTTGATGAATGCTTATGGCAGAGGGGGGCAGCATTACAAATTGCCCCAACTCCTGAAAGAGATGGCTGCTCTTGAACTAAAACCAGACTCCATTACATATTGTACAATGATATATGCATATGCCCGTGTTCGCGACTTTTCGAGGGCATTCTATTACCACAAGAAGATGGTTCGAAGTGGGCAAATACCTGATCCTAGGTCGTACAGAAAACTGTTGAACACTTTGGATGTGAAGGCTGCAAGAAAGAATATAAAGGATAAGAGTGCAATACAAGGGATCATAAAAGGCAAGGCTGGCTTAAAGCctaggaaggaaaagaaagacgaGTTTTGGAAGAACAGAAGAAAGCGGTCTATGCTGAACTCAACTTATGGACACCAAAGAAAAAGATTTTTGTGA